The genomic stretch TTCTGGGAGGCGAACTTGTCTGAACTTATCCTTACCCCCGGCGAAGCCACCCTTGCCGAACTCGAGCGCGTCTGGCGCGAGGGCCTGTCGGTCCGTCTGGCCGACAGCGCATGGCCGGGGATCGAGGCCGCTGCCGCCCGCATCGCCGCCGCCGCGAATGGCTCGGTCCCGGTTTACGGGGTGAACACCGGCTTTGGCAAACTCGCCTCGATCAAGATCAAGCCGGAAGACACCTCGACGCTGCAACGCAACCTGATCCTGTCGCATTGCTGCGGCGTGGGCGAGCCGGTCGAGGAAGAAACCGTCCGCCTGATCATGGTGCTGAAGCTATTGTCGCTGGGTCGCGGCGCCTCGGGCGTGCGTCCCGAGGTCGTGCATCTGATCGAGAACATGCTCGCCAAAGGCGTCCTGCCGGTGATCCCGTCGCAGGGTTCGGTCGGCGCTTCGGGCGATCTCGCGCCCTTGGCCCATATGGCCGCCGTCATGCTGGGCGAGGCGCGCGCGACCTATCAGGGCCGCGAATATTCCGGCGCCGAGGCTTTGGCTGCGGCTGGCCTGAAGCCGATCGTTCTCGCCGCCAAAGAGGGCCTTGCGCTCATCAATGGCACGCAGGTCTCGACCGCCTTCGCGCTGGCTGGCCTGTTTACGGCCTTCCGTCTGGCGCGCAATGCGCTGGTCTCCTCCTCGCTCTCGACCGATGCGATCATGGGCTCGACCGCGCCCTTCTTTGAGGAGATCCACCAGCTGCGCGGCCATCGCGGCCAGATCCTTGCCGCCCGCGTCATCCGCGATCTGATGGGTGGTTCGGAAATCCGCGAAAGCCACCGCGAGGGCGATACCCGCGTCCAAGACCCCTATTGCATCCGCTGCCAGCCGCAGGTGACGGGCGCGGCGATCGACATTCTGACCCAAGCCGCGCGCACGCTGGAAATCGAGGCCAATGCCGCGACCGACAACCCGCTGGTGCTGACCGAGGCCGATCAGATCGTTTCGGGCGGGAACTTCCACGCCGAGCCGGTCGCCTTCGCCGCCGATATGATCGCGCTGGCGATTGCGGAGATTGGCGCGATCTCGCAGCGCCGCATCGCGCTGATGGTTGACCCGGCGCTCTCGCATGATCTGCCGCCCTTCCTGACGCCCGATCCGGGCCTGAACTCGGGGCTGATGATCGCCGAAGTGACCTCGGCCGCGCTGATGAGCGAGAACAAGCACCTCGCGAACCCCTGCTCGACCGACTCGACCCCGACCTCGGCGAACCAGGAGGATCACGTGTCGATGGCCGCCCATGGCGCGCGCCGTCTGAAGCGGATGAACACGAACCTCGCCCATATCGTCGGGATTGAGGTGATGTGCGCGGCGGCGGGCGTCGAATTCCGCGCGCCCTTGAAAACCTCCCAGCCGCTTCAGCATGTCATCGCGCGTCTGCGCAAGGACATCCCGGCGCTGGAGCAGGACCGCTACCTCGCCCCCGATCTGAGCAAAGTGGCCGAGCTGGTCGCGTCGGGCGCGCTGATCGAGGTCGTGCCGGAGGCCCATATCGAAGAGGTGCGCCCGTGAGCGCGCTCGCGAACCCGGTCGAGGTCGTTCAGGGCGACAGCCCGATCATCCTCGGTCTGCCTCATACGGGGACGTTCGTCCCCGATGAGATCCGCGCGAAACTGAACCCGCGCGGGCTCGAGCTTGCCGATACCGACTGGCATATCGAGCGGCTTTATGACGGGCTCTTGCCCGGCGCGACCACGGTCCGCGCGCTTTTCCACCGCTATGTCATCGACGCGAACCGCGGCCCGGATGATGCGAGCCTCTATCCGGGGCAGAACACCACCGGCCTCGTGCCGACGACCGATTTCGACGGCGCCCCGATCTGGATCGACGCCCCGACCGAGGCAGAAATCGCCGATCGGAAGGCGCGTTTTCACGCCCCCTATCACGCCACTTTGGCGGCAGAGATCGCGCGGGTGAAGGCGAAACATGGCGTTGCGATCCTTTATGATTGCCATTCGATCCGCAGCCATATCCCCTTCCTCTTTGAAGGGACCTTGCCAGATTTCAACATCGGCACGAACCTTGGCGCGACCTGCGATGCGGCGATTGAAAAGGCAGTTTTCGACATTTCTGCCGCGACGGGGCGGACCCATGTGCTGAATGGCCGCTTCAAGGGCGGCTGGACGACGCGCCATTATGGCCAGCCGCAGGACGGGATCCATGCGATCCAGATGGAGCTCGCGCAATCCTCGCATCTGACCACCGAAGCCGCGCCTTTCGCCTATGACGAGGCCAAGGCCGAGGCTTTGCGCAAACCGTTGCGCGCGATCATCGAGGCGCTCGAGACCGTCGCCGCGACACTCGCGAGGCCGGCATGAGCGGGCCGCTGACAGGGATCAAGGTGCTGGACCTGTCGCGTGTGCTCGCCGGTCCCTATTGCACCGCGCTGCTCGCCGATCTTGGCGCCGAGGTCATCAAGCTGGAGCCGCCGCAGGGCGATGATTACCGCCATATCGGCCCGTTCAAACAGGGCGAAAGCGCGCTCTTCACGCTGAACAATCGCGGCAAGAAAAGCGTGGTTCTCGATCTCAAGAACCCCGAGCATCTGAAGCTTGCGCAAGAGATTTCGGATCACGTCGATGTCGTGGTCGAAAACTTCCGCCCCGGCGTCGCCGATCGGCTGGGGCTTGGTGCCGAGGCTCTGCGCGCGCGCAATCCGCGCCTGATCTATTGCTCGATTTCGGGCTTTGGTCAGCAGGGGCCGTTCAAGGATCTGCCCGCCTATGATCTGGTGGTCCAAGCCATGTCCGGCCTGATGGCGGGCACCGGCGAAGAGGGCGGCGCGCCGCTGAAAACCGGCGAGAGCATGGCCGATCTGGTCGCGGGCCTTTTCGCGAGCTGGTCGATCATGGCGGCGCTGGTTCAGCGCAATGCGACCGGGCAGGGGGCAACCCTTGATGTCGCGATGTATGACGCGCTCTTTTCCATGCTGACGACCAGCCATGCGCTGCATCTTTACGCGGGGGTCTTGCCCAAGCGCGTCGGCAACCGTCATCCGCTCTCGACCCCCTTTGGCTGCTATGCGACCAAGGATGGACAGGTGGCGATTTGCGTCTTGAATCCCAAGCAGTTCAAGGCCTTGGCCGATCTGATCGGCGCGCCCGAAGCGGTGGATGATCCGCGTTTCGCGACCGATGAAAGCCGGACCGAACACGAGCCCGCCGTCAAGGCGCTGATCGAGGCCTGGTCGCAGGGGCTTTCGACCGATGAGGCCGTCCGCGCTTTGTCCGGGGTCGGTCTGCCGACCGCGCCGATCTGGGACATCGCGCAGGCTGCGGCAAACGAGCACGCGAGCGCGCGCGGACTGGTGACCGAGCTGCCGCATCCCGTTTTGGGCACGGCGCCGGTGATCGGTCAGCCGGTGCGCTTTGATGGCGAAAAGCCGGTCGCCGCGCAATCGGCGCCGCGCCTTGGGGGGGATCTCGACGAGGTCTTACGCGAGTTGGGATTGGAGGGTCGCGCATGAATCCGCAAGACGAATGGCATATGCTGCAAGACGAAGAGCGGCTGTTCTGCGACGTTCTTGAACGCATCTGCGCCGAGAAAATCGCGCCGCTGGCCCATGACACCGACGAGAATTCGACCTTCGTTCACGCCCAGCTGCGCACACTTGGCGAGGTGGGCATGATGGGCGCGAACCTGCCCGAGGAATTCGACGGCTCGGCGATTTCGGCCCCGGCGCTTCTGCGCGCGGTGGCTCTGGTCGCGGGGGCCTGCGGCTCGACCGCCTCGGCGCTGACCGCGCATTATCTGGCGACCGACTCGATCCTGATCGGCGGCACGCAGGCGCAAAAAGAGCTCTGGCTGCCGAAAGCGGCGACGGGCGTGGCGCTTGGCGCTTTTGCCCTGACCGAGCCGACCGCCGGTTCCGACCCCGCCGATATGAAGACCCGCGCCCGCCGCGTTGACGGCGGCTGGCACATCAAGGGCACGAAATGCTTCATCTCGAATGGCGGTGTGGCTGATTTCATCGTGCTTTACGCGGTGACCGACCCGGAGAAAGCCCATCGCGGCATTTCCGCCTTTATCGTGCCGAAGGGCACACCGGGGCTTGAGGCCGGGCCTGCGGAAAAGACCATGGGGCTGAAAGGCGGCCATGTCTTCACACTGAATATCGACATCACTTTGCCCGAGGATGCGCTCTTGGGCGAAGAGGGCAAGGGCTTCCGCACCGCGATGCAGGTTCTCGACAATGGCCGGATCGAGGTTGCCGCGCAATGTCTGGGTCTGGCGGAAACCGCGATGAAAGCGGCGCTCGCCTATGCCAAGGACCGCGTCATCGGCGGCGAGGCTTTGAGCGACCGCCAAGGCATCCGCTGGATGATCGCCGATATGGGCGTGGCTTACCGCTCGGCGCTGCTGCTGAGCCAAGACGCCGCGCGCCAGCGCGATGCGGCCCATCACGGTAGCGGCGGGCGCTTTTCGCTGGCGGCCTCGATGGCGAAGCTTGCCGCGTCAGAGGCGGCGGGCAAGATCGCCGATAGCGCGCTGCAGCTGCATGGCGGCTATGGCTATACCCGAGATTTCCCCATCGAACGCATCAACCGCGACCTTCGGATCATGCGGATCTACGAAGGTTCCTCGGAAATTCAACGCATTATCATTTCCGGCAATATGCTGGCCTGATCGGAGACGAACATGGACAATCCCACCAACAACCCCCGTCACAACACCCGCGACGTCTATCCCGCGACCGGGACCGAGATCACTGCGAAAAGCTGGCTGACCGAAGCGCCGATGCGGATGCTGATGAACAACCTCCATCCCGATGTGGCCGAGAACCCGCATGAGCTGGTGGTTTACGGCGGCATCGGTCGCGCCGCGCGCACCTGGAAAGACTTTGACCTGATCGTCGAGAGCCTGAAGAACCTCGAAGCCGACGAGACCCTGATGGTCCAGTCGGGCAAGCCGGTTGGCGTCTTCAAGACCCATAAAGATGCGCCGCGCGTTCTGATCGCGAACTCGAACCTCGTGCCGCATTGGGCCAATTGGGACCATTTCAACGAGCTCGATAAGAAGGGTCTGGCGATGTATGGCCAGATGACCGCGGGTTCGTGGATCTATATCGGCACGCAGGGCATCGTTCAGGGCACCTATGAAACCTTCGTCGAGGCTGGTCGTCAGCATTACGGCGGCAGCCTCAAGGGCAAATGGGTGCTGACCGGCGGTCTCGGCGGCATGGGCGGCGCGCAGCCTCTGGCGGCTGTGATGGCGGGCGCTTGCTGCTTGGCCGTCGAATGCGACGAAACCCGCGCCGATTTCCGTCTGCGCACCCGCTACGTCGATGAAAAGACCCATTCGCTCGACGAAGCCCTGGCGATGATCGACCGCTGGACCAAAGCCGGTGAGGCGAAATCCGTGGCGCTGATCGGCAACGCGGCCGAGATCTTCCCGGAGCTCGTCAAGCGCGGCGTGCGTCCCGATATCGTCACCGACCAGACCTCGGCGCACGATCCGGTTCATGGCTATCTGCCGATTGGCTGGACCGTCGCTGAATGGCGCGCCCGTCAAGAGACCGATCCGAAAGGCGTCGCGAAAGCCGCGCGTGCGTCGATGCGCAAGCAGGTCGAGGCGATGGTCGCCTTCCATGACGCGGGCATCCCGACCGTCGATTATGGCAACAACATCCGCCAGATGGCGCTGGAAGAGGGTTTCGAGCGCGCCTTTGCCTTCCCGGGCTTCGTGCCGGCCTATATCCGCCCGCTCTTCTGCCGCGGCATCGGTCCCTTCCGTTGGGCCGCGCTCTCGGGTGATCCGGAAGATATCTACAAGACCGACCAGAAGGTGAAAGAGCTCGTCAATGACGCGCATCTGCACAATTGGCTCGACATGGCCCGTGACCGTATCAGCTTCCAGGGCCTGCCCGCGCGGATCTGCTGGGTCGGTCTCGGCATCCGCCACAAGCTCGGCCTCGCCTTCAACGAGATGGTGCGCAATGGCGAGCTGAAAGCCCCGATCGTCATCGGCCGCGACCACCTCGACTCGGGCTCGGTCGCCTCGCCGAACCGCGAGACGGAATCGATGCGCGATGGTTCGGACGCCGTGTCCGACTGGCCGCTTCTGAACGCGCTGCTCAACACCGCCTCGGGCGCGACCTGGGTCAGCCTGCATCACGGCGGCGGCGTCGGCATGGGTTTCTCGCAGCATTCGGGCATGGTCATCTGCTGCGATGGCAGCGCGGATGCCGATGCGCGTCTGGCGCGTGTGCTGTGGAACGACCCGGCAACCGGCGTCATGCGCCATGCTGACGCGGGTTACGAGATCGCGCTGGACTGTGCGCGCGAACACGGGTTGAATTTGCCTGGGATTCTCTGATCGGAGCATGCGCCGCCCAACGAGGCGGCGCAGCCAGAGATCGCCTGTCCAACAACGGAGATCGCTATGAGCTATCAGACCACCTTCAAAGCTGCCCTGTTTGGCCTTGCTGCGCTTGGCTTTTCCGGGGTCGCCGCTTCGGCGGACCAGCTTGCGGATATCAAGGCCGCGGGCAAGATCGTCACGGCCACCGATATGCATTACGCCCCGTTCGACATGCTGAAAAACGGCACCTATGAGGGGATGACGAAGGATCTCTTCGACGGCGTCGCCAAGGAGCTCGGGGTCGAGCCGGTTTATCAAGACATCCCCTGGACGGCCGAGCTTCCCGGTCTGGAGGTCAAGAAATTCGACATCGTCATCGCGCCGGTCACGATCACGCCCGAGCGGCTTGATCGCTATACCTTCACCCTGCCGATCGCCGATGCGACCGTCTCGCTGGTGAAGGCGGCGGGCAACAAGGACATCGGCAAGCCTGAAGACATCAAGGGCAAGACCGTGGGCGTCCAGCAGGGCACCGCGCAGTTCAAGCAGTTGCAGGCTTACGGCGACAAGCTGGGCGGGGTGACGGTCAAGGAATACGGCACCACCGACGAGGCCTATGCCGATCTCGCGGCGGGTCGTCTGGATGCCGTGGCGGGCTCGCTGCCGAACCTGACCTATCTGGTCAAAGAGCGCGGCGAGACCTTCGCTCTGCTCGAACCCGCTTCCTTCGGCGAGCCGACCTATTTCGCTTGGGTTCTGCGCAAGGGCGACGAATCCGCCAGCTTTGCCAAAGCGATCGACGATGCGCTGCTGAAAATGACCGATGACGGTCAGATCAAAGCCATCCAGGAAAAATGGCTTGGCACCTATACCGAACTGCCGCGCGAAGTGCCCGGCCAGAAGTAAGAGCCTCCTGCGGGCGGGGGAGATCCCGCCCGTAAACTTCTGATCGGAGAGTCGATGTTCTCGATATCTACCTTCACGGACGGTTTTGGCCCGCTGCTTTGGGCCGCGCGCTATACGCTGCTTGTCTCGGGCCTTGGCATTGCGCTTGGGCTAGTGCTGGGCGCCGTCATCTGCATCATGGGCATGTCGAAATCGCGCCCTGCGCGGGTCTTCGCCGCCCTTTGGGTCAGCTATCTGCGCGGTGTGCCGATGCTGGTCCAGCTGCTGGTGGTCTTCTTCCTGCTGCCGGTGATCGGCATCGACGTGCCCGCGATTGTCGCGGCGGTCGGGACGACGGCGGTCGTGGCCAGCGCCTATATTTCCGAGATCTGGCGCGGCGCGATCAATGCTTTGCCCAAAGGTCAGGCCGAGGCCGCCGTGGCGATTGGCATGGCGCCGGGCGATGTCTGGCGGCGCGTGATCCTGCCGCAAGCGGTTGCTTTGTCGCTGCCCGCGCTCATCAATGAGCTGATCTTGCTGGTCAAAGCCTCGTCGCTGGTCTCGGTCGTCGGCATTATGGAAATCACCCGCGCCAGTCAGGCTCAGGCCGGAACCACCTTCCGCCCGCTTGAGGCTTATCTCGCGGCGGCCTGTATCTATCTGGCGATCAACCTCTGTCTGGCGGCCATCGGGCGCTATCTCGAACACAGGATGGCGATCTGATGGACCTGTCGATCTTCGTCACCTATTGGCCGATCCTCGTGCGTGGCTTCGGCATGACGGTCTTTTGCTGGATCCTCGGCACCGCCTTCGGCATGGCGCTGGGTCTGGCGATTGCGCTCTGTCAGCGTTATGCGCCCGCGCCGTTTCGCTGGCTCTTGCAGATCTATATCGAGATCATTCGCGGCACGCCCTTCCTCGTCCAGCTGTTCGTGCTCTATTACGGCGGCCCGCTGATCGGCTTGCGGCTGGATGCGCTGCCCGCCGGGCTTTTGGGGCTGACGATCTATGGCAGCCCTTATTTCGCCGAGATCTTCCGCTCGGCTTTCCGCGCCGTGCCCAATGGTCAGATCGAGGCCGCCCGCGCTATCGGCATGGCCGAACCGACGATCATCCGCCGCATCCTTCTGCCGGTCGGGCTGGTCTCGGCTTTGCCTGCGCTGGTCAATTTCTCGATCATTCTGACGAAAGAGACGGTGATCCTCTCGATCATCACCGTGCCCGAGCTGATGTATCAGACCCAGCGCATGTCGACCGAAACCTTCCGCTATCTCGAAGCGAACCTCGTTCTGGCGCTGTTCTTCTGGTTCTTCGTCGAGGTCATTTCGCGCATCGGTCGCCGGTTCGAGCGCCGCATCACCCATTATCTGATCGAAAGGCCGTAAGATGGTTCAAGCCTCCACGATGGTTCAGGCCCCCATGAAAGTTCAGGCCTCCGCAGTCGAGATCCGCGCGGTCAATAAATTCTACGGCCCCTTCCATGCGCTGAAAAACATCAACCTCTCGATCCCGCCGGGCAAGGTCACTTGTCTGATCGGGCCCTCGGGTTCGGGCAAATCGACCTTGCTGCGCTGCATCAACTTCCTCGAGGAATATGACGACGGCGCGGTGCTGATCGACGGCAAACAGATCGGCTATGACGCGCCGGGCCGGAAAATGACCGCGAAAAAGCTGCGCGAAATGCGGCGCTCGATCGGCATGGTCTTCCAGCAGTTCAACCTCTGGCCGCATATGACGGCGCAGGAAAACGTGGCCGAGGGACTGATCCGCGTGCGCGGCCTGCCCAAAGCCGAGGCGATGGAGCGTGCCGCCGGGGCTCTGGCCAAGGTCGGGCTGTCGGACCGCATGGGCAATTATCCCTCGCGGCTTTCGGGCGGGCAGCAGCAGCGCGTGGCGATTGCCCGCGCGGTGGCGATGGAGCCGAAGCTGATGCTCTTTGACGAGCCGACCTCGGCGCTCGATCCAGAGCTGGTCGGCGAGGTGCTCAATGTGATGAAGGCCTTGGCGTCGGAAGGCATGACCATGGTCGTCGTCACCCATGAGATGGGCTTTGCCGCCCATGTCGCCGATCAGGTCGCATTTCTGGAAAAGGGCGAGCTTGTCGGCGTGGATGAGCCCTCGCGCATCCTGCATCATCCCGAAGATCCCCGCATTCAGGGCTTTCTGCGCACCTATCACGAGCGCAACAGTTTCTGAGGTCATGGCTCTTGCGGCGCGCGCCCGGTCACTGGCCGGGCGTTTGCCATTGGCGGCCCCGAGAAAACGGTTGCAATTCAAGGGCTCTGCGATCAGAGCTTTTGTGACGACATTCTAACAGACAAAATCGTGACGCATTCTCAGACCCCAGCCGACGACCCGCCGCGCCGCAGCTGGCGCGATCTTCCCAGACGGTGGGCTGCCTTCGTGGCCAGCGGCGCGATCCGCATCTTTGCCCGGCTGATCACGGCGGTTCAGCCTGAGTGGCGCGGCGTCGATCCTCTGGGGCCGCAGCGGATCTATTTCGCCAATCACAACAGCCACGGCGATTTCATTCTGATCTGGTCGGTTCTACCCCATCAGATGCGCAACCGCACCCGGCCGGTTGCGGGCGTCGATTATTGGGGCGGTCGGGGCCTGCGCGCCTTCATCGGGCGCGATGTCATCAATGCCGTGCTGATCGAGCGCGAGCGTGAAGGCCGCCAAGGCGATCCGGTCGAGACGATGGCCGGGGCGCTGGACGATGGGGCCTCGCTGATCCTCTTTCCCGAAGGCACGCGCAACCTTACCGATGAGGTGCTCTTGCCCTTCAAGAGCGGGCTTTTCCATCTTGCCAGCGCGCGCCCGAATATTGATCTGGTCCCGGTCTGGATCGAGAACCTGAACCGGGTCATGCCCAAGGGCGAATTCATCCCGGTGCCGCTGATGTGCAAGACCGTCTTCGGCGCGCCTTTGCGGCTTCAGCCGGGCGAGAGCAAGACCGATTTCCTGACCCGCACGCGCGAGGCTTTGCTTGCGCTGCGGCCCAAACCCGCAGAGGCCAGCTGATGTCGCCCGCTGACAGCGATCTCGTGACACTTATCCTTGGCGCGGGCGGAATCCTTGTGCTCGCTTCGGTCATTGGCGGCGTGCTGGGTTGGCTTTATTCGCCGGACGGACGCAATGTCACGATCGAGAACCTGAACGACCGCATCCGCTCGTGGTGGGTCATGGTGCTGTTTCTCTCGATCGCGCTTCTG from Paracoccus aminophilus JCM 7686 encodes the following:
- the hutU gene encoding urocanate hydratase, encoding MDNPTNNPRHNTRDVYPATGTEITAKSWLTEAPMRMLMNNLHPDVAENPHELVVYGGIGRAARTWKDFDLIVESLKNLEADETLMVQSGKPVGVFKTHKDAPRVLIANSNLVPHWANWDHFNELDKKGLAMYGQMTAGSWIYIGTQGIVQGTYETFVEAGRQHYGGSLKGKWVLTGGLGGMGGAQPLAAVMAGACCLAVECDETRADFRLRTRYVDEKTHSLDEALAMIDRWTKAGEAKSVALIGNAAEIFPELVKRGVRPDIVTDQTSAHDPVHGYLPIGWTVAEWRARQETDPKGVAKAARASMRKQVEAMVAFHDAGIPTVDYGNNIRQMALEEGFERAFAFPGFVPAYIRPLFCRGIGPFRWAALSGDPEDIYKTDQKVKELVNDAHLHNWLDMARDRISFQGLPARICWVGLGIRHKLGLAFNEMVRNGELKAPIVIGRDHLDSGSVASPNRETESMRDGSDAVSDWPLLNALLNTASGATWVSLHHGGGVGMGFSQHSGMVICCDGSADADARLARVLWNDPATGVMRHADAGYEIALDCAREHGLNLPGIL
- a CDS encoding acyl-CoA dehydrogenase family protein, with the translated sequence MNPQDEWHMLQDEERLFCDVLERICAEKIAPLAHDTDENSTFVHAQLRTLGEVGMMGANLPEEFDGSAISAPALLRAVALVAGACGSTASALTAHYLATDSILIGGTQAQKELWLPKAATGVALGAFALTEPTAGSDPADMKTRARRVDGGWHIKGTKCFISNGGVADFIVLYAVTDPEKAHRGISAFIVPKGTPGLEAGPAEKTMGLKGGHVFTLNIDITLPEDALLGEEGKGFRTAMQVLDNGRIEVAAQCLGLAETAMKAALAYAKDRVIGGEALSDRQGIRWMIADMGVAYRSALLLSQDAARQRDAAHHGSGGRFSLAASMAKLAASEAAGKIADSALQLHGGYGYTRDFPIERINRDLRIMRIYEGSSEIQRIIISGNMLA
- a CDS encoding amino acid ABC transporter permease, with product MFSISTFTDGFGPLLWAARYTLLVSGLGIALGLVLGAVICIMGMSKSRPARVFAALWVSYLRGVPMLVQLLVVFFLLPVIGIDVPAIVAAVGTTAVVASAYISEIWRGAINALPKGQAEAAVAIGMAPGDVWRRVILPQAVALSLPALINELILLVKASSLVSVVGIMEITRASQAQAGTTFRPLEAYLAAACIYLAINLCLAAIGRYLEHRMAI
- a CDS encoding amino acid ABC transporter permease, translating into MDLSIFVTYWPILVRGFGMTVFCWILGTAFGMALGLAIALCQRYAPAPFRWLLQIYIEIIRGTPFLVQLFVLYYGGPLIGLRLDALPAGLLGLTIYGSPYFAEIFRSAFRAVPNGQIEAARAIGMAEPTIIRRILLPVGLVSALPALVNFSIILTKETVILSIITVPELMYQTQRMSTETFRYLEANLVLALFFWFFVEVISRIGRRFERRITHYLIERP
- the hutG gene encoding N-formylglutamate deformylase, which encodes MSALANPVEVVQGDSPIILGLPHTGTFVPDEIRAKLNPRGLELADTDWHIERLYDGLLPGATTVRALFHRYVIDANRGPDDASLYPGQNTTGLVPTTDFDGAPIWIDAPTEAEIADRKARFHAPYHATLAAEIARVKAKHGVAILYDCHSIRSHIPFLFEGTLPDFNIGTNLGATCDAAIEKAVFDISAATGRTHVLNGRFKGGWTTRHYGQPQDGIHAIQMELAQSSHLTTEAAPFAYDEAKAEALRKPLRAIIEALETVAATLARPA
- a CDS encoding CaiB/BaiF CoA transferase family protein, which encodes MSGPLTGIKVLDLSRVLAGPYCTALLADLGAEVIKLEPPQGDDYRHIGPFKQGESALFTLNNRGKKSVVLDLKNPEHLKLAQEISDHVDVVVENFRPGVADRLGLGAEALRARNPRLIYCSISGFGQQGPFKDLPAYDLVVQAMSGLMAGTGEEGGAPLKTGESMADLVAGLFASWSIMAALVQRNATGQGATLDVAMYDALFSMLTTSHALHLYAGVLPKRVGNRHPLSTPFGCYATKDGQVAICVLNPKQFKALADLIGAPEAVDDPRFATDESRTEHEPAVKALIEAWSQGLSTDEAVRALSGVGLPTAPIWDIAQAAANEHASARGLVTELPHPVLGTAPVIGQPVRFDGEKPVAAQSAPRLGGDLDEVLRELGLEGRA
- the hutH gene encoding histidine ammonia-lyase, with the protein product MSELILTPGEATLAELERVWREGLSVRLADSAWPGIEAAAARIAAAANGSVPVYGVNTGFGKLASIKIKPEDTSTLQRNLILSHCCGVGEPVEEETVRLIMVLKLLSLGRGASGVRPEVVHLIENMLAKGVLPVIPSQGSVGASGDLAPLAHMAAVMLGEARATYQGREYSGAEALAAAGLKPIVLAAKEGLALINGTQVSTAFALAGLFTAFRLARNALVSSSLSTDAIMGSTAPFFEEIHQLRGHRGQILAARVIRDLMGGSEIRESHREGDTRVQDPYCIRCQPQVTGAAIDILTQAARTLEIEANAATDNPLVLTEADQIVSGGNFHAEPVAFAADMIALAIAEIGAISQRRIALMVDPALSHDLPPFLTPDPGLNSGLMIAEVTSAALMSENKHLANPCSTDSTPTSANQEDHVSMAAHGARRLKRMNTNLAHIVGIEVMCAAAGVEFRAPLKTSQPLQHVIARLRKDIPALEQDRYLAPDLSKVAELVASGALIEVVPEAHIEEVRP
- a CDS encoding lysophospholipid acyltransferase family protein, translating into MTHSQTPADDPPRRSWRDLPRRWAAFVASGAIRIFARLITAVQPEWRGVDPLGPQRIYFANHNSHGDFILIWSVLPHQMRNRTRPVAGVDYWGGRGLRAFIGRDVINAVLIEREREGRQGDPVETMAGALDDGASLILFPEGTRNLTDEVLLPFKSGLFHLASARPNIDLVPVWIENLNRVMPKGEFIPVPLMCKTVFGAPLRLQPGESKTDFLTRTREALLALRPKPAEAS
- a CDS encoding amino acid ABC transporter ATP-binding protein is translated as MVQASTMVQAPMKVQASAVEIRAVNKFYGPFHALKNINLSIPPGKVTCLIGPSGSGKSTLLRCINFLEEYDDGAVLIDGKQIGYDAPGRKMTAKKLREMRRSIGMVFQQFNLWPHMTAQENVAEGLIRVRGLPKAEAMERAAGALAKVGLSDRMGNYPSRLSGGQQQRVAIARAVAMEPKLMLFDEPTSALDPELVGEVLNVMKALASEGMTMVVVTHEMGFAAHVADQVAFLEKGELVGVDEPSRILHHPEDPRIQGFLRTYHERNSF
- a CDS encoding transporter substrate-binding domain-containing protein; amino-acid sequence: MSYQTTFKAALFGLAALGFSGVAASADQLADIKAAGKIVTATDMHYAPFDMLKNGTYEGMTKDLFDGVAKELGVEPVYQDIPWTAELPGLEVKKFDIVIAPVTITPERLDRYTFTLPIADATVSLVKAAGNKDIGKPEDIKGKTVGVQQGTAQFKQLQAYGDKLGGVTVKEYGTTDEAYADLAAGRLDAVAGSLPNLTYLVKERGETFALLEPASFGEPTYFAWVLRKGDESASFAKAIDDALLKMTDDGQIKAIQEKWLGTYTELPREVPGQK